The genomic stretch GATGGACGACGGCGCCCCCGAGCCGGCGACGGTGATGTGCGTCGCCGCGCTGCCTCCCGGTGGGGGAGCCGACTTCCTCTCCGGCAGCGGGGGCGGCGGAGTGGTCAGGCCCCCCGCCGACGGCGTCACGGACGCGGGGATCTTCGAGCGGACCACCCCCGGTGACGAGCTGTCGGTCATCGACGGCCTCGCCGGCGAGCACGTGGAGGCGGTCACCGTGCGCACCGCGGACGGCCGCGCCGTGGAGGCGACGGTCGAGGGCGGCCACTACGCCGCCTGGTGGCCCGGCCGCGCGATGGTCGAGAGCGACCAGCCCCTGCCGTCCGGTGCGCAGGGCGGGTGCGCGGGCGACTGCGACGGCGGTCAGCCGGTGCCGAGCTACACCCTCGACGTCACCCTCGACGACGGCACCGTCCTGCGGCACGTGGTGCCCAGCGCCGGCTGACGCCGCCGCCCGGGCGAGGTCAGGCGGTCCAGGCCTCGAGGTGCGCGAGCGCTGAGCGGCCGTCGGCCGGCAGCTGCCCCCACCACGCGCGCAGGTCCGCGCGGGTGGGGGCGCTGCTGGCCCCACCGGCGCGTCGCACGGACAGCGCCGAGCACACCACCGCGGCCTGGAGCTGCTCGCGCAGGGGCCAGTCCTCCAGGCCGGCGGCCATGAAGGTCGCGACGAACACGTCGCCGGCGCCGGTCGTGTCGACGACCGGCTCGTCGAAGAGGCCACCCAGCTCCGTCCGTCCGGCGCCGCCGACCTCCACCAGACCGCTGCCGTCGCAGGCGACCACGCCGCGCGCACCGCGCGTCACCACCGCGAGCCCCACGTGCTCGGCCAGCGCCGCTGCCGCGGCCTCGGGCGAGGCCGTGTCGGTGGCGCGCTGGGCCTCGTCGTCGTTGGGGACGAAGACGTCGACGTCGGCGAGGTGGGACCGCACCTGCGCGCCCCACCCGGGGGTGTCGACGTAGCCGATGCCCCCGACCACGGTGCAGCCGCGCTGGCGCAGACCCCCGACCCACAGCGGGACCGGCGCGGAGACGTCCACGTGCAGGGCGCGGGGCAGGTGCCGCGGACCCGGCTGCTGGGTGAGCTGGCGCCAGCGGGGCACCTCGTGGGTGACGAACGTCCGGTCGCCACCGGCGACGACGGCGACGGACACGGGCGTCCCGACGGCCTCGCTGCGCTCCGCCCCGTCGAGCACCAGGCCGGGCTCGCTGCTCAGCGCCGTGACGAGCCGGTCGCCCCACTCGTCGGTGCCGAACCGGGTGAGCAGCGCTGTGCGCGCGCCGACGCGCGCCGCGGCGACGGCGCGGGTGGCCGTGCCTCCGGGGCTGACGTCGAGGGATGTCGCGTAGACCTCGCTGCCCAGCACCGGCAGCGCGCCGACCCCGCCCATGACGAGGTCGAGGTAGACGGGACCGAGGAAGGCCAGGTCGACGTCGGCGGGCTGCGTCATGACGCGCGATCCTGGCACAACTGCGCGCTTTCGCGCAGCACGAGCCCCCTGTCCGCGTCGTTGACCGAAAACGCGCAGTGCGCTTGACTGGAAGTGTGCAGACGCGCCAGCGCCGGGAGCAGATCCTCGAACGGCTCGACGCCGACCGCTTCGCCTCCGTCAACGACCTCGCCGAGGCCCTGCAGGTCAGCCCCTCCACCGTGCGCCGCGACCTCCAGCAGCTCGGCGCCAGCGGCGAGCTGCGCCGCACCCACGGCGGCGCCGTCGTCCTGGACCGCACCGCTGATCGGACGTCCGACGGCGCTCTCGAGCACCCCTACGCCACCACCGCCCAGGCCGACGCCGACCTCAAGGCCGCCATGGGCCGCGCCACCGCCGCGCTGGTGCCC from Quadrisphaera setariae encodes the following:
- a CDS encoding carbohydrate kinase family protein, with amino-acid sequence MTQPADVDLAFLGPVYLDLVMGGVGALPVLGSEVYATSLDVSPGGTATRAVAAARVGARTALLTRFGTDEWGDRLVTALSSEPGLVLDGAERSEAVGTPVSVAVVAGGDRTFVTHEVPRWRQLTQQPGPRHLPRALHVDVSAPVPLWVGGLRQRGCTVVGGIGYVDTPGWGAQVRSHLADVDVFVPNDDEAQRATDTASPEAAAAALAEHVGLAVVTRGARGVVACDGSGLVEVGGAGRTELGGLFDEPVVDTTGAGDVFVATFMAAGLEDWPLREQLQAAVVCSALSVRRAGGASSAPTRADLRAWWGQLPADGRSALAHLEAWTA